The following are encoded in a window of Manihot esculenta cultivar AM560-2 chromosome 8, M.esculenta_v8, whole genome shotgun sequence genomic DNA:
- the LOC110621670 gene encoding ADP-ribosylation factor-like protein 6-interacting protein 4, whose protein sequence is MAVSSSSISSHTSDSSSSSDSSSSRHRRRHRKRGDKDRNKEALKIRKKSNKSNSKRRRRSHHHSSDSYDSSSDSYYSRSGSSSDSEHETSNHSKRHKKNVRPKKTKEKDQSKRHRHKRQKHKVREKQQDERSSSPVQLSKFLGRDKDDGVRRSAVSGKKILLKLEKSKEDKEAENKRNELLKFLNASFD, encoded by the exons ATGGCGGTCTCATCGTCTTCTATTTCCTCCCACACATCTGATTCCTCCTCATCGTCGGACTCATCTTCGTCTAGGCACCGTCGCCGTCACCGCAAGCGAGGAGATAAGGACAGAAACAAAGAGGCCCTCAAGATCCGGAAGAAGAGCAATAAGTCCAACTCCAAACGACGCCGCAGAAGCCACCACCACTCCTCGGATTCTTATGATTCCTCCTCTGATTCTTACTACTCAAG GAGTGGGAGTTCATCTGACAGTGAGCATGAAACATCAAATCATTCAAAGAGGCACAAGAAAAATGTCAGACCAAAGAAG ACCAAAGAAAAGGACCAAAGTAAGAGACATCGCCACAAACGTCAAAAGCACAAAGTTAGGGAG AAGCAGCAGGATGAGAGAAGTAGCAGCCCTGTGCAGCTTTCTAAG TTTTTAGGTCGTGACAAGGATGATGGTGTGCGTCGCAGCGCAGTTTCTGGAAAAAAG ATCTTATTGAAACTTGAGAAATCAAAGGAGGATAAGGaggcagaaaataaaagaaatgaatTGCTGAAATTCTTGAATGCTAGTTTTGATTGA